The genomic stretch TAATCCTCCAAAAGCCACCCAAGCTCTGATATCATTGGAACCACCATTGAAGTACGACTTAATAATAGGCATGTCATCCGAATTTCCATAAGGAATACCCACCCCAATAAACTGACGGAGAACCAAAGTCTGATTACCATTGAATTTAAAGTACTTTCTTGTATCAATATCAAACTTTACGAACTGAGCATAAGGAATACCAAAGATTGTTTTCTGTGGTGCCGTAATAATTCCTCCATCATTGCTTTTCTTGTTAAATAAACTTAAAATATTACCGGCAAGTTCCACTTTACCGTTAAAATAAAAGGCATTTGGGTAATCTTTTTTTCCAATTTCATTATAAACAAAATTGTAGATCATAGAAGAAATAAAGACATCCTGGGTCTGTCTTTCTTTATTGATAAGACTTCCTCTGAATGTGGTGAGCAAATCTAATCCCTGTGGATTGAGAGAAGCACGATAGTCAGCATCATTAATAATTCTCTGAGAGGCTTCATCTATTGTAGTTTTTCCGGATTTTACATCATTTTCAAGATCAAGATTATTCCCAAGACCAGTGTAATGAGCAGAATAGTCCGCAAATATTTTTTTTCTTATTACTTCATCGTTTACGAAGTAATCATAATAAGCATTTTTATTTTTCGTTAAACTGATTTGAGTATTAAATAAAGTCAGTTTATGATATACCTGTTCATTGACAGTTGCCTGATAATTTAATCCGGTATTAAAATTAACCCTTCCTAGCCCGATATTATTCTGGATAGAGGCTCCTAAAAGAATAGATGAAGTTGGAGTGTATCTTTTAGGGATAAATTTATAATAATTAAAAGGCAACAATAATCTTGGAAAGTTTAGAGAGGCCTGGGCTGATATTTCATACGCCAATACTCTTTTATCAGTGTTTTCAGTACTTGCAATAGATCCAAACGTACCGGAAAGACTTGTAGAAAGGTTTTCTGCCCCTCTGAAAAGGTTTCGGGTAGTAAGGTCTACAGAAGGGGAAACCCCGAGATTAAGAATCTGGGAATAATTAAGGTCTGTTCCTACTTTAAGTTCATACTTAGGAAGCGGTTTCAATATATACAATACATCTACAATGCTATCATTAGGGGAGGTAACACCTCCGCGTCTTAGAGAGTCTCTTGCTTTTACGATGCTGAAATTGTTCATCGTTAGAAGGTTTCTCTTGGTTACATCCAGTTTCTGTTGATCGTAAGTCTGTTTACTGTCTATAATGATGGTTCGCCATAATGATGATGTTTTATATTTATCATTCATTTTATGGAATCTGATCCTTCTTAAACTGTCTTTCACTGTATTCTTAGGATAATCGCTGGCTTCATCTACGATCGCAACATCAATATTTCCAAAAGTAGCTTTCTTGTAGGGGCGGTCTAAAGAATCTTTATGGATTTCCAAAGTAAGAGGAACCTGTTTTTTGCTTTTTAAAGAATCAGCAACAAAATAGACCTCGTCATTGGTACTGTTGAATTTATAATATCCATATTCTTTCATTAAGTCAGTAATTCTTGATACTTCCTTTTCAAGAACAGTTTGATCAAGGATCTTACCTGATCTTACCAGTGTTTTATTCAGATGAGTATTATAAATCTGTTTGATCCCCTGATCAGGAATATTAAAAAAGTAATCTTTAATATAAGTAGGGTCATTATGCTTGATGAAATAATTTACCGTTGCTTTTTTAGATGCAGAGTCTAAATCATGCTTATATTTTACTTCAGCATCCCAGTACCCCCTGTAAGTCAGTCTTTTTTTGATAGATTCTGCTCCCTTTTCACTTCTGGTCTGATCCAGAATAACAGGTGGTGAACCCCATGTATGCAATAAACGGTCAAAGAAAAGGTTTTTCCCGACACTGTTTTTCATATTATACTTAATGAATAAGGAGTCCCTCAGTTTCTGATCTCTCATTTCACGGGGATACGTCATATATTCATTAAGAATTGTGTCGTATTTTGGATTGGCCATATTATAGAACATAAGTCCTAAAGGCATAAAAAGAATTTGTTTCTTGTTGGGTTTCTGCTGAACATAATCTTTCAGCTCATCATCAAAAAATTCTTTCTTATCCTCAAATTCAAAATTGTTCTTAGTAAGCAGATAATCACCATCTGGAACTTTTTTTGTGGTACTACAAGCATAAAGGAGACCAACAAATGTTGCAAATGAGATAATTTTATAATATTTTTGAGGAGAATTCTTATAATGCTTACAGCTCATACAATAAAAGTTTTACAATCTTTAGATAAAAAGAAGTTCAGACAAAAATACAATTTGTTTTTGGTTGAAGGTAATAAAATCATTTGCGAACTTTTCAATTCTAACTTTAAAGTTAAAGAAATATTATCAACCGATCCGCAAAAATTGGACCGTACTGATATCCCTATTACACATATCTCTGAAAACGAGTTAAAAAAAATCAGTTTTCTTAAAACCCCTAAAGATTCTGTTGCCGTTTGCTATCTTGCTGAGGAACAATCATGGGCAGATAAGAAAATCCAGCTTGTTTTGGATGGTATTCAGGATCCTGGAAATTTAGGAACAATTATCAGGTTAGCAGATTGGTTTGGGATAGAACAGATCATTTGCAGCGAAGATACCGTAGATATTTACAATCCAAAAGTAATTCAGGCAACAATGGGCTCCTTTACGAGAGTAAATATCGTGTATACGGACCTTGTAGAATATCTTTCTAAAACGGAAAATGTGAATATCGGAACAGATATGGACGGAGAAAATATCTACACCTTTGAAAAACCTGAAAAAATAAATCTGATTCTTGGAAATGAAGGAAACGGAATGAGACCGGAAACAGAAAAATTACTGCAAAAGTGCATCAGTATTCCAAGGTTTGGAAAATCCCAGTCTACAGAAAGCCTGAATGTATCAATGGCAGCCGGGATTATTTTAGGACAGTTATTTTCAAAATAAAAAATCAGGGCTTAGGAGTATATAATAACTATTTTCTAAATTCTAAGCCCTAGTTTCTTAAATCAGTTGTTCCATACTGGAAACACTTTTATTTTTCTGGTATACTTCCAGTTTTTTTCTGACGTATTTCAATGCAATCGGAGCAAGATAGATTAAAGCAGCTCCTACAAGCTTATTCTTCCAGTTAGAGCTTTTCATATTTTTTTTGGCATAATTGCCTACAATAGCGGTAACTCCCAGTTTAATAATACTGTCTGCTACATTTCCTTTAAATGCAGAATTGGCAAGCCCTACAGCCGTATTTTTACTGATAAGAAGATCTTTCACCTCCGAAGTAAGCTGCTTGGCAATGACATCCTTTCTCAAAACAACTTTCTCATCACCGTCTTCATCTACTTTTTCCTGAAGATATTGATCGCTTAAGCCATTAGTGAATGCACTCAGACTTTCTTTTGTATTTTTAAAAGTAAGAAGGTTTTCCAGATCATTAATTTCACCTTGAAGCAGTTTCTTCTTTCTTCTTAATTCTTCTATGCTTTCATATTTTCTACTCATGGCTTGAATGATTTAAAAATTTAATAACCTGATCTGCAACAGTATTTACAATTTTGGTTTTGAATGCAATGACGAAAGCCATCACTACAGCATAGAATGCTGCAACAATTAAAAACCCGTACGAGTAATTATCCAATGCTTTACCAATAAGAAAAGCAATTCCGAAGTTGAAAAGGATAATAAAAAAAGCAAAAGCAACAAGCAGTACTACAAAGTAGGTAATGAGCCCGGCGGAAAGAGAAGACTTTTCAGTAGCTTCAATTTTCAGAAGGTCTATTCTCTTCGAGGCGTATTCTTTAATAGTTTCTATCATTGTTTTTTTTTAAAGTTACAAAAAAAGGAACTTTCGCACAAAAGTTCCTTTCTGTAATTTACTTAAAAAGATAAATTACTTATGATTTAAGATCATTAAGTTCTGCTTCTACATCTTTTACTACATCTGCAGTTTTAGAAACAATCTGATCTTTGTATTTATCATATCCATCTTTCACAGTATGTGCTACGTTATTAGCTGTTTCTTTAAAAGTAGAAGAAATATTGCCATATTGGTCTTTCACTTTTTCAGAAACCTTTCCGTA from Chryseobacterium indologenes encodes the following:
- a CDS encoding YtxH domain-containing protein, yielding MSKNGKNTAGILAGLLAGAAAGVILGMLYAPEEGKETRKKIKTKANDLKDQAKNKYGKVSEKVKDQYGNISSTFKETANNVAHTVKDGYDKYKDQIVSKTADVVKDVEAELNDLKS
- a CDS encoding BamA/TamA family outer membrane protein, which encodes MSCKHYKNSPQKYYKIISFATFVGLLYACSTTKKVPDGDYLLTKNNFEFEDKKEFFDDELKDYVQQKPNKKQILFMPLGLMFYNMANPKYDTILNEYMTYPREMRDQKLRDSLFIKYNMKNSVGKNLFFDRLLHTWGSPPVILDQTRSEKGAESIKKRLTYRGYWDAEVKYKHDLDSASKKATVNYFIKHNDPTYIKDYFFNIPDQGIKQIYNTHLNKTLVRSGKILDQTVLEKEVSRITDLMKEYGYYKFNSTNDEVYFVADSLKSKKQVPLTLEIHKDSLDRPYKKATFGNIDVAIVDEASDYPKNTVKDSLRRIRFHKMNDKYKTSSLWRTIIIDSKQTYDQQKLDVTKRNLLTMNNFSIVKARDSLRRGGVTSPNDSIVDVLYILKPLPKYELKVGTDLNYSQILNLGVSPSVDLTTRNLFRGAENLSTSLSGTFGSIASTENTDKRVLAYEISAQASLNFPRLLLPFNYYKFIPKRYTPTSSILLGASIQNNIGLGRVNFNTGLNYQATVNEQVYHKLTLFNTQISLTKNKNAYYDYFVNDEVIRKKIFADYSAHYTGLGNNLDLENDVKSGKTTIDEASQRIINDADYRASLNPQGLDLLTTFRGSLINKERQTQDVFISSMIYNFVYNEIGKKDYPNAFYFNGKVELAGNILSLFNKKSNDGGIITAPQKTIFGIPYAQFVKFDIDTRKYFKFNGNQTLVLRQFIGVGIPYGNSDDMPIIKSYFNGGSNDIRAWVAFGGLGPADSQVDERIRAYMTNDVKLTTNIEYRIPFNNMYEGALFTDIGNTWSLRNHNDAHQDQFRFNKFLGQMGIGSGFGLRINVAYITLRLDFAYKIFDPNKPEGDRWRFKTLQPFKPTINFAFGYPF
- a CDS encoding phage holin family protein, encoding MIETIKEYASKRIDLLKIEATEKSSLSAGLITYFVVLLVAFAFFIILFNFGIAFLIGKALDNYSYGFLIVAAFYAVVMAFVIAFKTKIVNTVADQVIKFLNHSSHE
- a CDS encoding TrmH family RNA methyltransferase, with product MLTAHTIKVLQSLDKKKFRQKYNLFLVEGNKIICELFNSNFKVKEILSTDPQKLDRTDIPITHISENELKKISFLKTPKDSVAVCYLAEEQSWADKKIQLVLDGIQDPGNLGTIIRLADWFGIEQIICSEDTVDIYNPKVIQATMGSFTRVNIVYTDLVEYLSKTENVNIGTDMDGENIYTFEKPEKINLILGNEGNGMRPETEKLLQKCISIPRFGKSQSTESLNVSMAAGIILGQLFSK
- a CDS encoding phosphoribosyl-ATP pyrophosphatase, whose translation is MSRKYESIEELRRKKKLLQGEINDLENLLTFKNTKESLSAFTNGLSDQYLQEKVDEDGDEKVVLRKDVIAKQLTSEVKDLLISKNTAVGLANSAFKGNVADSIIKLGVTAIVGNYAKKNMKSSNWKNKLVGAALIYLAPIALKYVRKKLEVYQKNKSVSSMEQLI